Proteins encoded together in one Campylobacter concisus window:
- the sdhB gene encoding 8-methylmenaquinol:fumarate reductase iron-sulfur subunit, translated as MKIIIDRFDGTKKYESTYELTNEEIKGKTLLTVLFNIKQKKDATLNFTASCRSAICGACAVRVNGHSYLACDTKMNELLAEYGNPDTIRISPLGNFKVISDLMVDWEPSIENLRKIKPSITAKPEFSAAKGCKQSQKEYDKVALEWDCILCGACASECNKLEADASDYMQPFVFVHAYRAAFDSRSKDPMPHLKPAIDNGLWMCVKCQECADRCPKGISACGDITDLRIMAIQKGFNEGMGPDHAEAFLTDLVEGSGRLNEVRLALRSEGVIKNMGKLDIAANLMLAGKMNPLHVFGEEDIEGHDDLVKMINAARKAASKE; from the coding sequence ATGAAAATTATTATCGACCGTTTTGACGGAACTAAAAAATATGAATCAACTTATGAGCTAACAAATGAAGAGATCAAAGGCAAAACTCTTTTAACGGTGCTTTTTAACATCAAACAAAAAAAGGATGCGACGTTAAATTTCACAGCATCTTGCCGCTCAGCGATATGCGGTGCGTGCGCTGTTAGAGTAAATGGTCACTCATATCTAGCTTGCGATACAAAGATGAACGAGCTTTTGGCTGAGTATGGCAATCCAGATACTATTAGAATTTCACCACTTGGAAATTTTAAGGTTATTTCAGATCTTATGGTGGATTGGGAGCCAAGTATCGAAAATTTACGCAAGATCAAACCAAGCATCACTGCTAAGCCAGAATTTAGCGCTGCAAAAGGCTGTAAGCAAAGCCAAAAAGAGTACGACAAAGTCGCACTTGAATGGGACTGCATACTTTGCGGTGCATGCGCTAGCGAGTGTAATAAACTTGAAGCAGACGCGAGTGATTATATGCAGCCATTTGTATTTGTTCATGCTTATAGAGCTGCCTTTGACTCACGTAGCAAAGATCCTATGCCACACCTAAAACCAGCTATCGATAATGGCCTTTGGATGTGTGTAAAATGCCAAGAGTGTGCTGATCGCTGTCCAAAAGGCATAAGCGCATGCGGCGACATAACTGATCTTCGCATCATGGCTATACAAAAAGGCTTTAATGAGGGCATGGGACCAGATCACGCTGAGGCGTTTTTGACTGATCTAGTTGAAGGCTCAGGCAGACTAAATGAGGTTAGACTTGCACTTCGTTCAGAAGGCGTTATCAAAAATATGGGCAAACTAGACATCGCTGCAAACTTAATGCTTGCTGGCAAGATGAATCCGCTTCATGTATTTGGCGAAGAAGACATAGAAGGTCATGACGATCTAGTAAAAATGATAAATGCGGCTCGCAAAGCTGCTAGTAAGGAGTAA
- the sdhE gene encoding 8-methylmenaquinol:fumarate reductase membrane anchor subunit has translation MQNEFAFFPGCVLTQAAKEAKMSLEAIAPVLGWKLHEIKGWSCCGAQQAQDVDPMAALVANARNIALAEQMNMPMLTTCSTCMLTLTRAKSTLDKGAKDRINTFLAEGNMKYNGTSEVTSLLWELYQNVDTLRAKVVKPLSGLKVALFYGCHSLRPEKDLHNKESSVNPKSFETVVSALGATIVPFEKRLDCCGFHASYPAGKSVRKMSSQIVNNADQNGADVVVTPCPLCQMQLDIYQERYQDENHSDVRKPIIHLSQLVGLALGLSVEDLGLDLNIIDASKIA, from the coding sequence ATGCAAAATGAATTCGCTTTTTTCCCAGGATGCGTACTCACTCAAGCAGCTAAAGAGGCTAAGATGTCGCTTGAGGCCATCGCTCCAGTACTTGGCTGGAAGCTTCACGAGATAAAGGGCTGGAGCTGCTGTGGTGCTCAACAAGCACAAGACGTCGATCCTATGGCTGCACTTGTAGCAAATGCTAGAAATATAGCGCTTGCAGAGCAGATGAATATGCCGATGCTTACGACATGCTCAACTTGTATGCTAACTCTAACAAGGGCTAAAAGCACGCTTGACAAGGGTGCAAAAGATCGTATAAATACATTTTTAGCTGAAGGCAATATGAAATATAACGGTACATCTGAGGTAACAAGCCTTCTTTGGGAGCTTTACCAAAATGTCGATACGCTAAGAGCAAAGGTTGTTAAACCACTTAGCGGTCTAAAAGTAGCGCTATTTTACGGCTGCCACAGCCTAAGACCTGAAAAAGATCTACATAACAAAGAAAGCTCAGTAAATCCAAAGAGCTTTGAAACTGTTGTAAGCGCACTTGGTGCTACTATCGTGCCATTTGAGAAAAGACTTGACTGCTGCGGCTTCCACGCTAGCTATCCAGCTGGAAAATCAGTAAGAAAAATGTCAAGCCAGATCGTAAATAACGCTGATCAAAATGGCGCAGACGTAGTTGTCACTCCATGCCCACTTTGCCAAATGCAACTTGACATCTATCAAGAGAGATATCAAGATGAGAACCACTCAGATGTTAGAAAACCTATCATCCACCTCTCTCAGCTTGTAGG